Proteins from a single region of Phycisphaeraceae bacterium D3-23:
- a CDS encoding coproporphyrinogen-III oxidase family protein, protein MASFALKTPISSVYLHLPFCFHKCHYCDFYSVVDTPNTTQPSNTDRQPAFTDALIAEVRRRAAQADIQPVTIFAGGGTPTYLRPDLWAKLLDCLREVGWLAGQSAGGTGILPVGAPSTFEFTVEANPETVTAELMQQLALGGVNRVSIGAQSFDTTSLKQLERWHDPDSVPRAVEHCRAAGITNLSLDLIFAIPGQTLAMLERDLDALLALTPTHLSTYGLTYEPNTPLTAKLRVGQVKQIDEDLEREMFELVLNKVEAAGFEHYEVSNWARREVNSEQSTVNSKDKTAHCSRFTVHRTKCAHNLAYWHNHDWLGLGPSAASHIQGHRWRNAPNLMRYIQDAPAPPIADHEHLPPAQRLGERIMLGLRLSEGLDADWLLNHPDLRDHQREAIDEAATLGFLEQTDGRIRLTRKGLFVADSVIAQVL, encoded by the coding sequence TTGGCCTCTTTTGCGCTGAAAACGCCGATTTCCAGCGTCTACCTGCACCTGCCCTTCTGTTTCCACAAGTGCCACTACTGCGATTTCTACAGCGTCGTAGACACCCCAAACACAACCCAGCCATCCAATACCGACCGCCAGCCCGCGTTTACCGACGCGTTGATCGCCGAGGTCCGACGCCGCGCGGCACAGGCCGACATCCAGCCCGTCACGATCTTCGCCGGGGGCGGCACGCCGACGTACCTCCGGCCCGACCTCTGGGCCAAGCTGCTCGACTGCCTGCGCGAAGTCGGCTGGCTGGCCGGCCAATCGGCGGGTGGCACAGGCATCCTGCCTGTGGGGGCCCCAAGCACCTTTGAGTTCACCGTCGAGGCCAACCCCGAGACCGTCACCGCCGAGCTCATGCAGCAGCTCGCCCTCGGCGGGGTCAACCGCGTCTCGATCGGTGCCCAGTCGTTCGACACCACCTCGCTCAAACAGCTCGAACGCTGGCACGATCCCGACTCCGTCCCCCGCGCCGTCGAGCACTGCCGCGCGGCCGGGATCACCAACCTCTCCCTCGACCTCATCTTCGCCATCCCAGGCCAAACCCTCGCGATGCTCGAACGCGACCTCGACGCACTGCTCGCCCTCACACCCACCCACCTCTCGACCTACGGGCTCACCTACGAACCCAACACCCCCCTCACCGCCAAGCTCCGCGTCGGCCAGGTCAAGCAGATCGATGAAGACCTCGAACGCGAGATGTTCGAGCTCGTACTGAACAAGGTGGAAGCCGCCGGGTTCGAGCATTATGAGGTCAGTAATTGGGCGCGCCGCGAAGTAAACAGTGAACAGTCCACAGTGAACAGTAAGGACAAGACTGCTCACTGTTCACGATTCACTGTTCACCGCACAAAGTGCGCCCACAACCTCGCCTACTGGCACAACCACGACTGGCTCGGGCTCGGCCCCAGCGCCGCGTCCCACATCCAGGGCCACCGCTGGCGCAACGCCCCCAACCTGATGCGCTACATCCAAGACGCCCCCGCCCCACCCATCGCCGACCACGAACACCTCCCCCCGGCACAACGGCTGGGCGAGCGCATCATGCTGGGGCTCCGCCTGAGCGAAGGCCTCGACGCCGACTGGCTCCTCAACCACCCCGACCTGCGCGACCATCAGCGCGAAGCGATCGACGAAGCGGCGACGCTCGGCTTCCTCGAACAAACGGACGGCCGCATCCGGCTCACCCGCAAAGGGCTGTTCGTTGCAGACAGCGTGATCGCGCAGGTGTTGTAG
- a CDS encoding FHA domain-containing protein has translation MFKSDGTRRDFPLSRDRIIVGRKANCDLRIPLTSVSRQHCQISVEGEKISVKDLGSSNGTYHNSVRVQEASLSAGDELVVGPVVFTLVVDGEPSQIQPVRTIVANDEGVHESAGAQVGAASASPSASSVGSALDDQDADLDIPEMIDEEDASPTVDLDDPIAALEALATEDDSDDSDEFDDLDFFDDDDDDTN, from the coding sequence ATGTTCAAGTCTGACGGCACCCGGCGGGACTTCCCCCTGTCCCGTGATCGGATCATCGTCGGCCGCAAGGCCAACTGCGACCTGCGCATCCCCCTGACCAGTGTCTCACGCCAGCACTGCCAGATCAGTGTCGAGGGCGAGAAGATCTCGGTCAAAGACCTCGGCTCCAGCAACGGCACCTACCACAACAGCGTCCGCGTCCAGGAGGCCTCGCTCTCAGCGGGTGATGAACTGGTCGTCGGCCCGGTCGTCTTCACGCTTGTGGTCGATGGCGAGCCGTCGCAGATCCAGCCCGTGCGGACGATTGTCGCCAATGACGAAGGTGTCCACGAATCGGCCGGTGCCCAGGTGGGTGCGGCCTCCGCTTCGCCCTCGGCCTCTTCGGTAGGCTCGGCCCTGGACGACCAGGACGCCGACCTCGACATCCCCGAGATGATCGACGAGGAAGATGCGAGCCCGACGGTCGACCTCGACGACCCGATCGCGGCGCTCGAAGCGCTGGCGACGGAGGATGATTCCGACGACTCGGATGAGTTCGACGATTTAGATTTCTTCGACGATGACGATGACGACACGAACTAA
- a CDS encoding SLC13 family permease, translating to MLLAGLAVVMGLGEFFPVGPGTVGFPGVREAVAGFGSKAVVTIGVLFVVAEGMRQTGAMALLTRPVLGNPNSLPAAQARLMLPVAGLSAFLNNTPIVAMLMPVVSDWCRRTGFSPSKLFIPLSYAAIMGGSCTLIGTATNVFVYSEYSAARKDNPLLIGDELGMFSIAWVGVPAALVGIGYLLLVSRWLLPDRASVADQAEARRYTFEMQVEADSEIAGLTIEQAGLRQLPGAYIIAIERADQQRIAVTPESVLHSGDILIFAGELESMGDVSRTKGLSSTTRERTGERGELHRFEAVISDRSPLARKSVREGRFRTEYGAAVVAVHRGGAHIEQKIGDIVLLPGDTLLLEADKQFAERFRNRPDFYYVHMLGSTDEVRARKAWIALFVLALVVIAATTGAMELVTAALLGGGIMVLTGCCSPHEARASVNWRVLIMMGAAIGFGKALGTTGAAEHIAHEVVAVFAGMGPHAILAAIYLVAMLMTTIIGPVPTAGLMFPIVAAIAQSQGYALTPFAVTLMMTAAASFASPSAYQTNLMVYSVGGYRPMDYIRIGLPLNLIVMALTIAIVPAVWKF from the coding sequence GTGCTGCTCGCGGGGCTCGCGGTCGTGATGGGGCTGGGCGAGTTCTTCCCGGTCGGCCCGGGCACGGTCGGTTTTCCGGGCGTGCGCGAGGCGGTCGCGGGGTTTGGTTCCAAGGCGGTCGTCACGATCGGTGTGCTGTTTGTCGTGGCCGAGGGCATGCGGCAGACCGGCGCGATGGCGCTGTTGACCCGGCCGGTCTTAGGCAATCCTAACTCTCTGCCCGCCGCACAGGCCCGGCTGATGCTGCCCGTCGCGGGGCTGAGCGCATTCCTTAACAACACGCCCATCGTCGCGATGCTGATGCCCGTCGTCAGCGACTGGTGCCGACGCACCGGGTTTAGCCCGAGCAAGCTGTTCATCCCGCTGAGCTACGCCGCGATCATGGGCGGCTCGTGTACGCTCATCGGCACAGCCACCAACGTCTTTGTTTACAGCGAGTACAGCGCCGCCCGCAAAGACAACCCCTTACTCATCGGCGATGAACTGGGCATGTTCAGTATCGCCTGGGTCGGCGTGCCGGCCGCGCTTGTCGGTATCGGCTACCTGCTCCTGGTCTCGCGCTGGCTGCTGCCCGACCGCGCGTCCGTCGCCGACCAGGCCGAGGCCCGCCGGTACACGTTCGAGATGCAGGTCGAAGCCGACAGCGAGATCGCCGGACTGACGATTGAACAGGCGGGGCTTCGGCAGCTGCCCGGGGCATACATCATCGCGATCGAGCGGGCCGACCAGCAGCGCATCGCCGTGACGCCCGAGTCCGTGCTGCACAGTGGGGACATCCTGATCTTCGCCGGTGAGCTGGAATCGATGGGCGATGTCAGCCGGACCAAGGGGCTGTCGAGCACGACCCGTGAGCGCACCGGCGAACGCGGCGAGCTGCATCGCTTCGAGGCCGTCATCAGCGACCGAAGCCCGCTGGCGCGCAAGAGCGTGCGCGAGGGCCGGTTCCGCACGGAGTACGGCGCGGCCGTCGTCGCCGTGCACCGCGGGGGCGCACACATCGAGCAGAAGATCGGCGATATCGTTTTGCTGCCGGGCGACACGCTCTTGCTCGAAGCGGACAAGCAGTTCGCCGAGCGCTTCCGCAACCGGCCAGACTTCTACTACGTACACATGCTGGGGTCGACCGACGAGGTCCGGGCGCGTAAGGCGTGGATCGCGTTGTTCGTGCTGGCGCTGGTCGTCATCGCCGCGACGACCGGGGCGATGGAACTCGTCACCGCCGCGCTCTTGGGCGGCGGGATTATGGTGCTCACCGGCTGCTGCTCGCCGCACGAGGCCCGCGCGAGCGTCAACTGGCGCGTGCTGATCATGATGGGGGCCGCGATCGGGTTCGGCAAAGCGCTGGGCACCACCGGCGCGGCCGAGCACATCGCGCATGAAGTCGTGGCCGTCTTCGCCGGCATGGGGCCCCACGCCATCCTCGCCGCCATCTACCTCGTGGCGATGCTGATGACGACTATCATCGGCCCGGTGCCCACAGCGGGGCTGATGTTCCCGATCGTCGCCGCGATCGCGCAGTCGCAGGGCTACGCGCTCACCCCGTTCGCCGTGACGCTGATGATGACCGCCGCCGCCAGCTTCGCCTCGCCCAGCGCGTACCAGACCAACCTGATGGTCTACAGCGTCGGCGGCTACCGCCCGATGGACTACATCCGCATCGGCCTCCCGCTGAACCTCATCGTGATGGCGCTGACGATCGCGATCGTCCCGGCGGTGTGGAAGTTTTAG
- a CDS encoding DciA family protein, whose protein sequence is MMFGMNPEQAQKQLDTLRPSRSLPRRDLSLGFMNEQFKQDVAKPYKQLGDLSALWRELMPPHLVARTRLIGLSRGVLHIEADSSAAHYEIDQLLRGGAKRELITRHKGPAIKKVQVKVGVRKDTTPIDPRRQPLVQDMDGKVSPEVQPPRGRVQGD, encoded by the coding sequence ATGATGTTTGGGATGAACCCCGAGCAGGCCCAGAAACAGTTGGACACGCTGCGGCCCAGCCGATCGCTGCCGAGGCGCGACCTGTCACTGGGGTTCATGAACGAGCAGTTCAAGCAGGATGTTGCCAAGCCGTACAAGCAGCTTGGCGACCTGTCGGCGCTATGGCGTGAGCTGATGCCGCCGCACCTGGTTGCACGGACTCGCTTGATCGGGCTGAGCCGGGGCGTGCTGCATATCGAGGCCGACTCGTCTGCGGCGCACTACGAGATCGACCAGCTCCTGCGTGGGGGCGCGAAGCGTGAACTCATCACACGGCACAAGGGCCCGGCGATCAAGAAGGTGCAGGTCAAGGTGGGTGTTCGCAAGGACACGACGCCGATCGACCCGCGACGCCAACCGCTGGTGCAGGATATGGACGGCAAGGTGTCGCCGGAGGTGCAGCCGCCGCGCGGGCGGGTGCAGGGGGATTAG